The region CGGCGAGAGTTGGGCTGTCAACACCGATCCGACTGCTTCTCGCGCGATTAACAGGGCCCTGGTGCTTGCAAAAGAAGCAGGACGTCTGGTGGACGGGTTTCGGGTCTTCTAGGCTTCTTCCATAGCTTTCAGATGCATCGTGTCAAGTCGGGATGAAACAGCCAAGCGGTTGATTGGATCGAGTCAAGAACAAGCCCCTCGTCCGCCATGTGGGAAAACGCACACAATATCTTCCGTTAAGGGTTCGGAGGTCGGCCTTTGGCACACACGAGCTCCGGGAGGATGACATGGAAAGGCCCCACCCGTACCGAGCCAGCGAAACAGAGAAACCCCCACTAGGGCAAGCCACTCACAATTCGAATTCGAGAAGCACAGCagcacatcaccaacccaacatcaccaacaatcGTCATGAACACCACAAGAGGCATGTCAGACGCACAAAGGGCAATTGAGCTGCATATCTGCTCAGACACAGCGACAAGTACCGCCGGCAATACATTTCGACAAGAGTATTTGAATTCTTTTTCTCAAATGATATATCGACACTACTTCCCAGTTCGGTCGGCTCTCGGTTGCGGGAACACCCTGATCGGAAACATCCCGTATTGTCTCCGACCTTGATCATCCTGGTCTTGTCTGATAGCGAGCAAGCACCTCAGACTTCTCCACGTTGGGATCTCCCTTGTCGCCCTGCTTTTCCACTTTCTTTCAATTTCTGGTCTTGGTTAATggtttccctttttttttttgcgtcGATTTGAGCACATCCTGACGAATCGAGCCTCACACGGCAGCGGATCAAATTCCCCTGGCCGCAACGGAGTAATCATGTTGAAATGCAGCAGAGAGAAGATCGACGCAGGAGCCAGAGGCGTATTGCGGCCGCAGAGGTTCTTTTTGAAGGCCAACAAAGTTGTTGCTGCATGTCATGAAGAATCTTTTGGCTGGCCCTAACGAGGTGTCCACAGTCTTTTCTACTTGGGAAAAGCATCATGAAGTTTGCGCGCTCTCGGGGATAACTAAGAGACCGACTGTTGAGGCCGTTTAAACACCGTCCAATACCACATTAAATCCCCCCcccacacacccaccaccacgaaTACACAAAATCGAACGCCGCAAAGTGATTCATTCATACAGACAAGGTACTGTACGAACGGTATGATTCCATCCAGAAGAGGTGTTAGACCCGGCGCGTGGGCTTTGCTGGGTACACACACTCAACGAGTACATGAGACCTGCAGACATCGCCTCGCGACAAGAAGTACTTGTGCTCCCAACCCCAGTCCCCAGTCTCGAGTCCCCATGTTCCTCATGCCCCTGTCGGTCCCCTTGAACCCTGTCAGCATACCTGATGTACCCGTCATCCATGTCATCCATGTCAGTTCACTCACAGCTAAGAGAGGGCCGCGCAGCCCTTCATCTTTATGTACATTAATAATCCCCTGCTCTCTCCTGCTTCCCTCTGCTTATgcacccactcccccctcgtTCTCGAACACTGGTCTTGGCCTCATCCGTGCAAACCACCCCGATCTCATATATTATTTCTTCatcccacacccccctccagaACTAGCTCACCATTATAAGACCTCATCTTGCCACCATCGTCTTAACACCTTCTCGGTTCTAGAAGACACGAACTTTGACTTGACAGCTTGACAGCTTGACAACCAATTTCACGGACGACATCAAGCTATTGCCACACAATACCTACACACTCAGCATACAATGGACGGCttaccaacaccacccaacgAGGACTTCCTCGGTCACAAGAGACACCACACCATCTCCAAGTCAGTCAAGGCCGTTCACAGGACATCAAAACGCACCAGCTATCACGGCCACCCGCCTTCGCCTGTCCATGACACCCACTCATCACACAGCGGAGATGCCAGACATAAGAGAGTGTGGAAGGCCTGCGAGAGGTGCAGAATGAAGAAGACCAAGGTTGGTTTCAACTACCTACCAACCTGATCTCTCTTCAGCTATCTGACTAACCACTTTTCAGTGCGACGGAGAGTTCCCCTGCAAGAGGTGTAAGGACGACGGCCTTGTCTGCACAGCTGGAGTTCGCAAGAAGACTGAGTACAAGCAACTACCGCGCGGTTACGCAGAGGTGCTCGAGAACACGCAGTTTGCCCTCATTGCTACGGTACACAAGCTTTATGCTATGGTCCGAAACCACCAGACATGGGATCTCGGCGAGCCAGATCTCAACGACAGAGGCCAGCCGGTGATTCACAATATTGCGTCCAAACTGGGGTGTATACGACCCAGCGGGGACATGGACCTGCCTCCTCATGCTGTTTTCCCCGAAGACGAAGCCGGCCTCACGGAACTTGCCAGACAACTAGAGGAGCAACAGAGGAGAGAAGCCATGGCCGCCCCATTATCCAGCAACGGCAACACCACTTCCATCCCCCACAGCCACCACAGTAGACAAAACACGATCGACTCGCGAATCGACGACCGGGCCAGCTCGTCCTCCCCCGAACTCGACCACTCGGACTTTGAGACTAGCATGGACAACTACCGAAAAGCGACCTTTGGCACCACCACGGGAGCAACCTCAGCGATCACCATGTCACCCGCCAGTCTGTCCTATCACGACTTTGACATGTCCGGCTGCCCTACGCCTTCGGTGGACGGCAGGTTCCCACCGCACACGACGCAGTCACCTACCTCGGCGGGGAGCATTCCCACCAGTCTGAACTGGCTCAACGCGGCAAGGACTTCTTCTACGGCTGTGATGGACGCGCTGGAGTTTACCTCGCAGCCTGCGGCGCACTACGGGGGGTATACGTTGGACATGGACATGCTTAATCAGAATCTGCTAGAGTCCGCGTTTGGAGTTGGAAGTGGGGTGGGGATGAAGGGGTTGGCTTGTGCGGCGAATCCGGATGTCACGCTTTTGGGGGGAATGGGGGACACGATGATGTACGGGGGGGTGtatgggggggatgatgggttgaGGATGTGAATGAGATTGTGGGGAGTGGTGAcgggacttttttttttggggggggaatTTCGGATGTCATGGGGGTCAGTCAGTCAGGACAAAGGTACAGACGCAAGAGAAGAGAATGCAGATTATCGGGTTTCGGTACACGGGTTGAAAGGGTTTTTCCATCCATCTAAACTTTTTTGTGAGGGAAGCGGTGGTGCGGCGGGACCGGGGACGGAGACGGGGAGAACCGTTTAGTTTTTGTGTGGATGCatgtatgtgtgtgtatgtgtgtgccTGTCAGGGGGGTGTAGGATGTGTGAGGCTGCGGcgagggggggtgttgagcgGCGGGTTTTTGGGTTTGGCTTAccgtttcttttttttccttctctaCACGGGAGGGACATATGCAACTGTTCGGGTTACCTTGTTTAGAACGTTCGTTTCTGTTGTTTACATAtttatcctttttttttattttttggggttggatgggatAGGTAGGATGGAGTTCACTTGGCGCCTTGTGGGGGTTAggtaggggaggaggtatGGTTTGGGTACAAAGGGTTTTAGACAACACAACAAtactctttttctttaattgTTTTTTCTCTCATTGGAGCCGGTTGTCTTTCTGTTCGGGGTGTGTGTACTTTTGCTGATGGATGGTGGGACAAATTGAGGGTTCATTTTTATTACGTTGCAGTGGCTTTTTCGGTCAGAGAGGGCAGGGCTGAGTGTTGGGAGTGGTACCGAGGGGGTTGTGATAGTGAATTGAACGATGAATGATGATTACCACGCTTATCCCACTGTATCTTGTGAAGTCAATATCATCACCGAAGTGTTTCAAGATGAACGTGTGGAGGTATCTACTCGGGTACGTACGAACTGGGGGGGTGGTAAGGCATTTGATTTGCTCCCCCATCTTATCCCGTCCCGTCTTGTGGAATCGTTCTAGAAGAAAAACTTCCCCGGTTCCTTACCTACGGTTCATTCCCAGCCACGTTGTACGCTCGGTCGGTTAATCATCCACgtttctcttttccacccGCTCCGGTTCAGTCCACTAGGCTTCATCCTACCCAAATTGCTTTGTTGCTTAGCGGCTGGGGGGAATGGGAACGCCCACGCGAGAAGACCGGCGACCCCTTCTAGAAGGAGGTTAAAAAGCCACTTGAATAAGGCCGAAGCCGCTCAGCGGCGGATGTTTCCAGACGAAGGAGGATTGCAGTGTATAAGGCTCAGGCGAAGCCAAGGTATTGGTCGTCAGGTTGGGGTGGTCGTCGGAATGTCTCACCCCGCCTCTTGTTTTTCTGTTGTGAACGCAGGCGTTGACTGTTGTGCACCGTCGTCTGCCTTGCTTGTACGCTTTGGTGGGCTGGTAAAGGAACAGAAGGACTCGGTTAATTTAGATTACACGCATCACAGGGGCATGACAGGATTCCGGGTAGGCACTGGACTATTGTTTCTTTTGGTaacctaggtaggtacgtACCGTGAAGACGAAAGAGACGGGCTGAGATGAAAATGCAGAAAACACCCCGATGGACATTACATAattttgatgatgctgaaggactttttttttttttttttgtctggGATGTTTTCAggtttattttttattttattttttttccttggCCAGATCCTTCGTCACACTCCTTCGAATGGCATGCGTACGGCAACGGCGCGATTGTAGATCCCCGAGCGCCCTTTCCATCACGCTGAAGAAAGGTACGCAGATGCTTCGGTGGTATCCCGCGTCCTTGAGGGAAGTGATCGTCTTTTTTCTATGTGCCTACATATCTAATCACTGGCGATGTAGGCTTTACATCCGCCCGTCATGTCCCTTGTCTCCCACGCAGTCACATTGTTCTATCCTGATCTagatccccctcccccacgaGCATGTCATGGCATACCACACACTGTTGACTGACGCATCAACTCTGGGAAAAGATCGACGCTGTCAGATAAGGCACGTAGATGTTTGTTGTTCGCCCCTGATGCAGATTGAGTTGTAATGGTTAACGGGAGGAGCTAGTGTCGATATCTCCTCAGGGCTCCTTCGGGAGAGAACCAAGATAGGTTGCCAAATCTGACAAGGGCggaggtgctggtggtgcgtGTAGATTAGGCACGTTGAATCACGTTCCTTCTGACGACCTGCAGGACCTGCATGTGTTGTTTATCTATCTATGTAGGGAGTTGGTTTTACCAACTTAGGGGACTCCGACTGTATCTGATAAATGTTGGTGGGCTGGCTTTTGATAGGAACGGCTACTGGAGGTTGGAAGATGAGTGAGATCCTACATCCTACATTCGGTAGACCTAcggcagaggagggagataTCTTACGAGAGAAAGAGCTGGTAGTCCTTCTGTTCGGGTATTGAGAGGGTGGGTACAAGGGCGAAAAAAGGAACATGTGGTGGTAGCTGGTGTTGGTAGGAGCGGTCCCACTATCGATGATGCAACGCAAGGGTTGGTGATCAATGGTCAGATTGACGAGATAGTTTGGGAGCTTTGCTCTGTAGATCAAGGGTCCATTGGTGGAGGCCTTCGCGAGCCTGCGAGCCGATGCTACAACGGCCTCGTGGCTCGGGGATCTGTGTATACTGTAGTCACCACAAATCTCATCGCTAGAGCGGTAGAGGGATGAAGCGAGTGAACGAGCTGTCCAATCAGTTTGGTGACGATTTCAACCCAGCCACCCGGCCGGCCGGCAAGCAACCTAGAAGGGCAGGGTTTTGAGAGCTCCCATGTATCCTGCTCATATCCAGGGTCTTCAATGAAGTAATAGTTGAGCTTCCGTATCCGTAGAAGGCTTCAGAGCCTGGCTGGTGCTTACTTTCTTGCCATGAGTGCGAGAAGCAGAGACTCAGACAGTGTTACTGCTGCGTTCCAGGCAGATGTCACAAGCATCCAACCTGCCACGCAAGGCTAGAGTACTTTTGTCCACCCGTGTCCGTTGTTGTATAGGTATCCTGTATGTTGCTCTCGAGTCAAGCGGCGGGACGTGCGTATGCGCCATGATCTACACTGTACGTCTGCGGCCGCTGCTTGTAGAAAGTGCTGTGCCTGGTAAAACCGAACTGGGATGTGCGTTGTGTATCCTGTGCAGCTCCATCTACACGGATTTGGAACTTTTAGGCTAACCTGCGACTTCAAAGCGTGTCTTGCTTTCTAGGTAGTATCTATCGTTCAGGTAAGGGAGGGCATGTGTCACTTTGCTACCCGCTGTCAGCAATGCAGAAGCCAAGAAGTTGGTATGCACTCGCAATTAATTTGATGGGGGTGTCATCTACGACCTGATAGGATAGGCGGTGTCCTTTTTGTCTCAGCTTAGTAGGTATATGTTCGATTCGTCTCTGTCGGGTGCTGTTCTCCCGTTGGCAGGGTTCAAGACATTTTGTCTTCATACAGACCACCCAAGTCAACCTAGGGGTGTGCCTTTACCACATGAGGGAGTGTATCGTAGGCACGTGTGGTGATACAATCACAACATCACAGTATCAGTATTGGCCTTACTGTTCCTTCTTTGTACAGAATGTAGGGACAGCATTGTAGCATGTGGTACGTACACCGCCTCGTCTTTGATCGATCAACCCTTCTCCAGCGGTTGGCTTTGCGGCGCAGAACGGGCACCGTCGATTTCTGCCGAGAGTAGTCCCGAAGTGGGAGGATGACTGGACCAGATTCAACTCTgcggttgctggtgctgcgaAAAAATGGATGGGGATTTCACAGAAGGATCAT is a window of Podospora pseudopauciseta strain CBS 411.78 chromosome 1, whole genome shotgun sequence DNA encoding:
- the FCR1 gene encoding Fluconazole resistance protein 1 (COG:S; EggNog:ENOG503P7SJ), translating into MDGLPTPPNEDFLGHKRHHTISKSVKAVHRTSKRTSYHGHPPSPVHDTHSSHSGDARHKRVWKACERCRMKKTKCDGEFPCKRCKDDGLVCTAGVRKKTEYKQLPRGYAEVLENTQFALIATVHKLYAMVRNHQTWDLGEPDLNDRGQPVIHNIASKLGCIRPSGDMDLPPHAVFPEDEAGLTELARQLEEQQRREAMAAPLSSNGNTTSIPHSHHSRQNTIDSRIDDRASSSSPELDHSDFETSMDNYRKATFGTTTGATSAITMSPASLSYHDFDMSGCPTPSVDGRFPPHTTQSPTSAGSIPTSLNWLNAARTSSTAVMDALEFTSQPAAHYGGYTLDMDMLNQNLLESAFGVGSGVGMKGLACAANPDVTLLGGMGDTMMYGGVYGGDDGLRM